A single Acropora palmata chromosome 5, jaAcrPala1.3, whole genome shotgun sequence DNA region contains:
- the LOC141880971 gene encoding uncharacterized protein LOC141880971 — MESWSREEIATCSCSERKYRHVHCPCLQCRGSATDRNTELRHWRESQLLTTEVESESSSFHESSDEIHVSTASCASPEPAEVEANLSDGSDESEVVTSVGSDSDIEDPAGLQGMEPQNPLKKVILTSVINALKVMDKSGS; from the coding sequence ATGGAAAGCTGGTCTAGAGAAGAAATTGCCACCTGTAGTTGTAGCGAAAGAAAGTACAGGCATGTTCACTGTCCTTGTCTGCAATGTCGTGGAAGTGCAACAGATAGAAACACTGAGTTACGACACTGGCGAGAAAGCCAGTTGCTCACTACTGAAGTTGAAAGTGAGAGCAGTTCATTCCATGAAAGCAgtgatgaaattcatgtatcaaCCGCAAGCTGTGCCAGTCCGGAACCAGCTGAAGTTGAAGCGAATCTCAGCGATGGATCTGATGAAAGCGAAGTTGTTACTTCTGTCGGTTCAGACAGTGATATTGAGGATCCTGCTGGTCTACAAGGTATGGAACCTCAAAACCCTCTCAAGAAAGTGATCCTAACTTCAGTCATTAATGCTCTGAAAGTTATGGATAAAAGTGGGTCATGA
- the LOC141880966 gene encoding uncharacterized protein LOC141880966, with the protein MSSKLGFTGISFLHKVLYPLYKFDVTKHMVYDVYHTIPLNVVKNQLTRLLELEMVDTEYLDKQIKNFPWSKEFKDGRLPRPVGKECKGIGHWKAEGLQKFSFSMTTCIFEDKFQDDEEFQIQTLVSRLTELHFYSGRQGWTDEMINDHFKLAWRLNVLVEELQGLQMCTISLHNLIHIHEDIINFAACDNYWCAVFERAVKHYVKKSHNCKGIEWTFASSEARREFLKSLGGTEVVSDLGKHDVIQGVVSSVETARKIASKDSSPRQAFLIGSATNVKPLMRDDQSKIARALAVPLEKVSSSALFSNRRYLNNVGYDGTKCCSGDCFLIAINGQETVVKIETLLSLNCGDDLWKLLGKGYLYSFHQDAHGQISLNYWTGFTKVEKFLGNEVTFFPSENILRKVLLYDFGNGLLTVVDYLRPWNQALYVPIVPVYPEKDDMLLVQGGGPSDVWYGHVQDIDFRNKSVDVYFFIESRRCPNVFVRESRHRGARNTVSWRSVIGVADGHWSGPGMWTKDL; encoded by the exons ATGTCATCAAAACTTGGTTTCACAGGTATATCCTTTCTTCACAAGGTTTTGTATCCTTTATATAAATTTGATGTCACAAAACATATGGTTTATGATGTTTATCACACCATTCCCTTAAATGTTGTTAAAAACCAACTGACCAGACTACTGGAACTTGAAATGGTAGACACAGAATACCttgacaaacaaataaaaaattttccttggaGCAAAGAATTCAAGGATGGCAGACTACCCAGACCAGTTGGAAAGGAGTGCAAAGGTATCGGTCACTGGAAAGCAGAGGGGCTTCAAAAGTTTTCGTTTTCCATGACAACCTGTATATTTGAGGACAAATTTCAGGATGATGAAGagtttcaaattcaaacaCTTGTGTCACGTCTGACAGAATTACATTTTTACAGTGGCAGGCAGGGCTGGACTGATGAAATGATAAATGATCATTTCAAATTAGCATGGAGACTTAATGTACTTGTTGAGGAATTACAAGGTCTGCAAATGTGTACCATTTCTTTGCATAATTTGATACACATTCACGAAGACATTATCAACTTTGCTGCTTGTGACAACTACTGGTGTGCAGTGTTTGAAAGGGCAGTCAAACACTATGTCAAAAAGtcacacaactgcaaaggAATAGAATGGACCTTTGCTTCTTCAGAGGCACGAAGAGAATTTTTAAAGTCTCTTGGAGGTACAGAAGTGGTCAGTGACCTTGGCAAACACGATGTTATACAG GGTGTTGTAAGCTCAGTTGAGACTGCAAGGAAAATTGCTAGCAAAGACTCCTCACCAAGACAGGCTTTCCTGATTGGTTCAGCAACAAATGTCAAACCTCTAATGAGAGATGATCagtcaaaaattgcaagagcATTGGCAGTTCCATTGGAGAAGGTGTCATCTTCagctttattttcaaatagaCGTTATTTGAACAATGTAGGATATGATGGCACAAAGTGTTGTAGTGGTGACTGTTTTTTAATTGCAATTAATGGTCAGGAGACTGTAGTAAAGATCGAAACATTACTATCATTAAACTGTGGGGATGACTTATGGAAATTATTAGGGAAGGGATACTTGTACTCATTTCACCAAGATGCACATGGGCAGATTTCTCTCAACTATTGGACTGGTTTTACTAAGGTTGAGAAGTTTCTAGGAAATGAAGTCACTTTTTTTCCAAGTGAGAACATCTTGCGAAAAGTTCTCCTGTATGACTTTGGCAATGGCTTGCTGACTGTTGTGGACTATCTGCGTCCATGGAATCAGGCCCTATATGTGCCTATTGTCCCTGTGTATCCAGAAAAGGACGACATGTTACTTGTACAGGGTGGAGGCCCCAGTGATGTCTGGTACGGTCATGTGCAAGACATAGACTTTCGAAATAAGTCAGTTGATGTGTATTTCTTTATTGAAAGTCGTCGATGTCCAAATGTTTTTGTTCGCGAGTCTCGTCATAGAGGTGCAAGAAACACAGTTTCTTGGAGGTCTGTAATTGGAGTTGCAGATGGCCACTGGAGTGGTCCTGGCATGTGGACAAAGGACTTGTGA